TTCGGTGCTCTGGTCGATAGAGAGCATGGGAGCGGTGTGTCCGACCGTCTCCAGTTTTTCGAGCGGTTCGCCACCGACACGGTTCGTCGGACTGTTCGTCGTATCGAGGTCGAACGCACCTTCGAGCGCGACGAGACGAGAGAAGAGCGCGTCGTAGGCCGCATCTGAGATGAGTGGGTTGGCCTGCACGTAGTAGCGGTGGTCGTGTTCGCGGATGGCCTCGCGGAGGAGACTGGCCTGTCGCTCGGCGTCGTCACGGTCGAGCGACTCGGCGGGTTCGAACTCGGTCGGCGGGTCCCGAAGATACGGGTTCGACTCAGAATCGGCGTCGGCGTCACTCATTGGTCGATGTGTCGAACGGATTGCGGGTAAACGCTCCGGGCGCAGACTGTGTCCTCGAAGCCGCCGGCCCTGTTCAGGCGAAGAGATACGCCACACCGAGCGCGGTCATGAAGATGCCACCGAAGCGAGTGAGTGTCACGTTCCAGTCGGCGGGCTCGACCTCGTCCCACGACGTCTTGCTCCCGATAGCGTCGAGTTGTTCGAGAAAACGCGTGACTTGGTAGGGCTTGACGGCACCGGAGAGGCCGATGGCGAGAAAGCCGACACCGACCACGAACAGATGCTCGGTCATACATCGACTGTTCGACGAATCGACATGAGTGTTCGGGCCATCGGGCTCGATTCCCCTCTCTGTCGGGTGTTTTCGACGTGGCTCACAACTCGTGGGCAACGCTTGCCGTAACTGGCAGTTATTCCCTGCTACAGAATTATGCATCTCATACATGACCCGAGGTTTCCGCACTCGTGGCCTCCACGCCGGACAGGAACCGGACGCAGCCACAGGGGCCCGTGCCCCACCACTCTATCAGACCACGTCGTACGTCTTCGACGACGCTGACCACGCTGCAGACCTCTACGCACTCGAATCCGACGGTGACGTGTACTCGCGTATCTCGAACCCGACGACTCGCATCCTCGAACGCCGACTCGCCGCCCTCGAAGCAGGCGTCGACGCAGTGGTCACCTCCTCGGGAATGGCCGCTCTCGACGCTATCACCACTGTCCTCGCCTCCGCCGGCGACAACGTCGTCCTCGCCGAGGACATGTACGGCGGCACCTCGTCGTACTTCTCGAAGACCGCCACCCGACGAGGTATCGAACCACGAACCGTCGAGACGTTGGACACGGACGCCTACGCCGACGCCATCGACGAGAACACCGCGTTCGTCCACGTCGAGACGGTGGCGAACCCATCCCTGAAGACGCCCGATTTCGAGGCCATCGCCGACGTGGCTCACGACAATCGCGTCCCACTCGTCGTCGACAACACGTTCGCCACACCCGCGCTCTGTCGCCCCATCGAACACGGCGCCGACATCGTCTGGGAGTCCACGACGAAGTGGATTCACGGGTCGGGAACGACTGTCGGCGGCGTCGTCGTCGACGGCGGAACCTTCCCGTGGGACGCAGCGGACTACGACGAACTCTCGGGCGAGAACCCCGCCTTCGGCGTCGACTTCGTCGAACGGTTCGGTGAGCGAGCGTTCTCACAGGTCGTCCGTCACCGTGCCGTCAGGAGCACCGGCGGTTGCCAGTCTCCGTTCGACGCGTGGCAGACGATTCAGGGGCTCGAAACGCTGGCGCTCCGGATGCGCGCCCACTGCGAGAACGCCCGTATCGTCGCCGAGTTCCTCCGCGACCACGAGGCCGTCTCGTGGGTGTCGTACCCCGGATTCGAAGACCACGAGACCCACGACCTCGCGTCGAAATATCT
The genomic region above belongs to Haloferax marinisediminis and contains:
- a CDS encoding O-acetylhomoserine aminocarboxypropyltransferase/cysteine synthase family protein — protein: MTRGFRTRGLHAGQEPDAATGARAPPLYQTTSYVFDDADHAADLYALESDGDVYSRISNPTTRILERRLAALEAGVDAVVTSSGMAALDAITTVLASAGDNVVLAEDMYGGTSSYFSKTATRRGIEPRTVETLDTDAYADAIDENTAFVHVETVANPSLKTPDFEAIADVAHDNRVPLVVDNTFATPALCRPIEHGADIVWESTTKWIHGSGTTVGGVVVDGGTFPWDAADYDELSGENPAFGVDFVERFGERAFSQVVRHRAVRSTGGCQSPFDAWQTIQGLETLALRMRAHCENARIVAEFLRDHEAVSWVSYPGFEDHETHDLASKYLEGGYAGMVTFGLEGSDDQASYEAAKTVCESVELVSFLANIGDAKTLLIHPASTTHAQLSHDEQRAAGVAPDMLRLSVGIEDAADIVADLDQAIEQALAERADDERTPILTEEP